AGGGCCGCGACCCGGCGGGGCACCGGCCCGGCGCCGGTGACCGCGGGGAGCAGCGCGGTGGTCGAGGGCGGGGCCAGCAGGGCGGCCGTGCCGATCGCGCGGGCCACGCAGCGGCGGCTGCCGACCGCCGCCGCGGCCTCCTCGTCGGCCCAGCGTTCGGCGGTGTACGCGACGGCGGTACGGAGCGGGCGCAGGAACGGGTGGGCGCGGGCCGCGAGATGGACCGCCAGGAGGTGCCGGTGGTGACGCCCCGCCAGATGGGCCCGCTCGTGGGCGAAGAGGGCCCTGCGTTCGCGGGAGGTGAGCGCGGCGAGCATGCCGGTGCTGACGACGACCCGGCCACGCCGACGGCCCGGCAGCGCGTACGCGTAGGGGGCGGCGTCCGGCAGGACGGTCACGGAGGTCCGGGGCAGACCGGCGAGCGCGCCCTCGGCCCGTCGGCGTGCCCGCACCTGGCGCCGGGCCGCCGCGCCGCACGAGACGAGGACGGCGAGCAGGGCCGGGATCGCCGCCCGGCCGGCCACCTCGTCGTACGGCAGGGCCGCGCGTACCTCGGGGTCCGACCAGGCGTCGGGCAGCGGGTTGCCGGGCAGTTGGGCCGTGCCGACGATCATGAGCAGGACGAGACACAGGGTGCTGCACACGGCGAGGACGCCGGCGACGGCGGACAGGAGCCTCGTCGCGGTGCGGGGATGGAGCCGGCTCTCGGCGAGGCGGGCGATGGGCCAGGCGGTGAGCGGAAGGACGAGCGGAAGGAAGACGAAGACTCCCATGACTGCCGCTACCGGTCCCGCTCGGAGAGCCGGGGCTGACCAGGCTGACCGGACTCACCGGACTCACCTGGCTGACCGGACTCACCGGACTCACCGGGCCCTTCGGCGAGGAGTGCGCGCAGGAGCAGCTCGTCGTTCGGGGAGAGCGCGGTGACGAAACTGGCGAGCACGGCCTGACGGTCCGCCTCGGCGTCCAGCACCTTGCGCAT
The sequence above is a segment of the Streptomyces sp. NBC_01255 genome. Coding sequences within it:
- a CDS encoding M56 family metallopeptidase, with the protein product MGVFVFLPLVLPLTAWPIARLAESRLHPRTATRLLSAVAGVLAVCSTLCLVLLMIVGTAQLPGNPLPDAWSDPEVRAALPYDEVAGRAAIPALLAVLVSCGAAARRQVRARRRAEGALAGLPRTSVTVLPDAAPYAYALPGRRRGRVVVSTGMLAALTSRERRALFAHERAHLAGRHHRHLLAVHLAARAHPFLRPLRTAVAYTAERWADEEAAAAVGSRRCVARAIGTAALLAPPSTTALLPAVTGAGPVPRRVAALLRPAPAGRAWPSLFTAVGFAAWGAAFGATVSALSSANSAVTLFLVLRAATPM